A window of Saccharomyces paradoxus chromosome XIII, complete sequence genomic DNA:
gacgcTTTAGAGAATGAAAGGAAGCTCTTTAAATGCCCCAAATGCTTGGTGGAGTTAGAGACATCCaacaaactttttgaaGCTCAACACGAAGTAGTTGAGAAGAAAGATCTTTTGGATTTTGCATTAAACGGTGAAGAAGGCAGTAAAGACCGCTTCAAAGTCATAACAGAGTTTTTGGGTAGAGGCGCCATCAGCTATTCTGACATCACTATTTAATGATGGATCATAACGATCTATTGTCGCCGCCGCGTCACAAATGCGTCCCGAACTTGTCGCGAAGTATATCTGAAACATAAATGTTACATATTGAACCGGCGCATGTTGGAAAAGACAAAGGTGAAGACGAAGTTGTATATTTAAGATAGACCCTTTATACAtccttttgaaaacatcATTAACGTGTGAACCACCTTTCGTTTCGTAAAGTCTCTCTTTGCATTGTGATACCAATCTTAAGGTTTCTTGTTTTAGTAACTTTATAGAAAGAAAGgacgagaaaaaaaaaccctTGCAATGTTTAAGACGTCATATAACTTGTACGATTTGAACTATCCGACAACAAATTCATTGACGCCAATAAGAGACTACAAAAATGACTTTTTCCATAAAAATGATGACAAATTACCGGAAATAGTCAGGAACCCCACGAGAAAGTTATCCAAACACGAAAAGAAACTCGATGACAAAAAATTCACGAATAAACGACCAGCAAGTCTTGACTTGCATTCCATAGTGGATAGCTTGAGtaacaaaaaagtttattctCCTATCAATACAgagatatttcaaaatgtcGTCAGACTGAATTTGAGTCCCCAGGTTCCTAGTTCTCCTCGCGAGGGGTGCAAGTTTTATAAAGTTGTACAGGACCTTTATCTCTCCGAAATAGAATACTACGATAATTTGTTAATTGCAAATAATGTATACAGAAGAGCATTGAACATCGATCCAAGATTCAAGAATAAACTTGTCAAGCCCGATTCAAGTGACGAGTTGTTGCTTTTTGGAAACATTGACACCATTGCCTCAATCAGTAAAATACTGGTAACAACGATAAAAGAACTTCTTTTAGTCTGGCAACGTGGGAAAATGTTAGATACAAATGAATgggaaaaaatattcacTAAAAGTGAGGTACAACAGCAACTATATTCAACTTTTGACATTTCAGAGGCTTTCGAGCAACATTTGCTAAGAATTAAATCTACTTACACAAGTTATTTCGTAAGCCACCAAAAACAAATGGAGTTATTCACTACATTAAGGATGAATAAAAATCATATTTTTAACAAGTGGTATGAATATTGCTTAAAACAGAGTGGATGTATAAAATTAGAGGATATATTAAAAAGTCCGATGAGGAGACTGACTCAATGGattgatattttggaaACTTTGGAAAGCTGTTACGAAGATACACTTTCACCACAGTTGGGCTCAAAACTAATCCCAACAAGgagaaaatattctttattctcCAATAAGCTAGAAACCGAAGTCTCTGAATATAAGAGTAACTCCATGTATAACTTCAGTTTAACCCCATCAGAGATTATACAAAGTTATGATGAAGACCAGTTTACGCATCTTTTAAAGCCTCCTGACAAgcaaaatagaaataaatGTAATACCTTTCGACAAGAAGGTGATCCGGATAATATTAGAGCCCCTTCTCTCCTTTCTGGCTCTTCGAGTTACTACTCAGATGTATCAGGTCTAGAAATTGTTACTAATACTTCAACTTCCTCAGCTgagaaaatattttcaacaatgGATGAAGAAACAGAATTTTTTACATTGGCTGACCATATTAgtaaattcaaaaaagtaatgaaaagtttgctagaattagaaaagaatttattgaaaaataatttGTCAGGCATTATTGATTCCAGTTTAAAAAGGATAAATGCATGGAAAAAGGTGATTGAGTGCGAACGCCCTTCTGGTGCCTTCTTTGAACACGATAACTTAATATCGACCATGTGTTCTTCATACATAGATAAACTACATGAACAGAAAAATCAGGTGACAATTTTGAAGCTTACAGAGCTTGAAACTGGTGTAATGAATCCACTTGCAAGAATCATAGCCCATTGCAATACCGTTAAAAGTAAACTGAAGGATTTACAagctttgaagaaagattacatgttatttttacaagaaaaaaaagcaaatttGCGGGATGTAAAACGTGACTTGTTGGGAATGCATTTCCAAAACCTACAAAACCAAATGAAAAGAGAGCTGCCGGTTTTCATTACTTTGATCCATAATACTGTCGAACGTATTTTGTTAAACTATAACAAAATCTTCctaaaatatttggaaattaTTGCTGGTGGGAAAAAATACTTGCAAAAGGATCTTGAGAACATGTCTTTCAATGATTCTATAGGTACAGGCCAAATTAAAaatcttgatattttgcaGTGCTATTCTAAATCACGATACATGACGAAACGCATGGTAAGAAAAGATTGGCCTTTCCCTGGAGACCCTAGTGGAAGCCGTATTGTCAGAAAACTTTTCGAACTTTAGcaaaaaatatattgaGCTTAATAGTTTATATAATGCTATCTTTTTTAATGAAGTATCGTTAATGCGCTGCAGTGGCATACATAGTGAATTATAGCTTTCTATAACTTGTTTACTGGCGCGAAggggaaagaaaattttagtCTAAGCTATTCA
This region includes:
- the FUS2 gene encoding Fus2p (Cell fusion regulator~similar to YMR232W), whose translation is MFKTSYNLYDLNYPTTNSLTPIRDYKNDFFHKNDDKLPEIVRNPTRKLSKHEKKLDDKKFTNKRPASLDLHSIVDSLSNKKVYSPINTEIFQNVVRLNLSPQVPSSPREGCKFYKVVQDLYLSEIEYYDNLLIANNVYRRALNIDPRFKNKLVKPDSSDELLLFGNIDTIASISKILVTTIKELLLVWQRGKMLDTNEWEKIFTKSEVQQQLYSTFDISEAFEQHLLRIKSTYTSYFVSHQKQMELFTTLRMNKNHIFNKWYEYCLKQSGCIKLEDILKSPMRRLTQWIDILETLESCYEDTLSPQLGSKLIPTRRKYSLFSNKLETEVSEYKSNSMYNFSLTPSEIIQSYDEDQFTHLLKPPDKQNRNKCNTFRQEGDPDNIRAPSLLSGSSSYYSDVSGLEIVTNTSTSSAEKIFSTMDEETEFFTLADHISKFKKVMKSLLELEKNLLKNNLSGIIDSSLKRINAWKKVIECERPSGAFFEHDNLISTMCSSYIDKLHEQKNQVTILKLTELETGVMNPLARIIAHCNTVKSKLKDLQALKKDYMLFLQEKKANLRDVKRDLLGMHFQNLQNQMKRELPVFITLIHNTVERILLNYNKIFLKYLEIIAGGKKYLQKDLENMSFNDSIGTGQIKNLDILQCYSKSRYMTKRMVRKDWPFPGDPSGSRIVRKLFEL